A stretch of the Lactuca sativa cultivar Salinas chromosome 9, Lsat_Salinas_v11, whole genome shotgun sequence genome encodes the following:
- the LOC111883970 gene encoding NADPH-dependent pterin aldehyde reductase isoform X2, whose translation MTAALNAVMNGGLTGGGAVAAQKTVLITGVSRGLGKALAVEIAKRGHSVIGCSRSQEKLDSLQSELCSGPSSSSSSSEKHLFLNADVCSNSGVQELARVVMEKKGVPDIIGTINKNNRLWEVPEEEFNAVIDTNLKGIANMLRHFIPLMIEKKQGILVNMSSGWGRSAAAQVAPYCASKWAVEGLTKSVAKELPAGMAIVALNPGVINTEMLQSCFGSSSGMYQAPDSWAPKAADMILNLTVADNGASLSV comes from the exons ATGACGGCGGCGTTGAACGCTGTAATGAACGGCGGATTAACAGGTGGTGGTGCAGTCGCTGCCCAAAAGACGGTGCTGATAACAGGCGTCAGCAGAGGTCTAGGCAAAGCCCTAGCCGTAGAAATCGCGAAGAGAGGCCATTCCGTCATTGGCTGCTCTCGTTCTCAAGAGAAACTCGATTCTCTCCAATCGGAGCTCTGTTCTggaccttcttcttcttcctcctcctctgaaAAACACCTATTCTTGAACGCTGATGTG TGCTCAAATAGCGGAGTTCAAGAGCTTGCACGAGTTGTGATGGAGAAGAAAGGTGTACCTGATATAATTG GCACCATTAACAAAAACAACAGACTATGGGAGGTTCCAGAAGAGGAATTCAATGCTGTGATAGATACTAATCTGAAAGGAATAGCAAATATGTTACGCCACTTCATTCCTCTTATGATTGAGAAAAAACAAGGGATTCTTGTTAATATGTCGTCTGGGTGGGGAAGATCTGCTGCAGCACAG GTGGCCCCTTATTGTGCTTCAAAATGGGCGGTTGAAGGGTTGACCAAGTCAGTGGCAAAAGAGCTGCCAGCTGGCATGGCAATTGTTGCACTTAATCCAGGGGTAATAAACACTGAGATGCTTCAATCTTGCTTTGGTAGTTCATCTGGCATGTATCAGGCACCTGATTCATg GGCTCCAAAGGCAGCTGATATGATATTAAATCTTACAGTGGCTGACAATGGTGCTTCTCTTTCAGTATAA
- the LOC111883970 gene encoding NADPH-dependent pterin aldehyde reductase isoform X1 produces the protein MTAALNAVMNGGLTGGGAVAAQKTVLITGVSRGLGKALAVEIAKRGHSVIGCSRSQEKLDSLQSELCSGPSSSSSSSEKHLFLNADVCSNSGVQELARVVMEKKGVPDIIVNNAGTINKNNRLWEVPEEEFNAVIDTNLKGIANMLRHFIPLMIEKKQGILVNMSSGWGRSAAAQVAPYCASKWAVEGLTKSVAKELPAGMAIVALNPGVINTEMLQSCFGSSSGMYQAPDSWAPKAADMILNLTVADNGASLSV, from the exons ATGACGGCGGCGTTGAACGCTGTAATGAACGGCGGATTAACAGGTGGTGGTGCAGTCGCTGCCCAAAAGACGGTGCTGATAACAGGCGTCAGCAGAGGTCTAGGCAAAGCCCTAGCCGTAGAAATCGCGAAGAGAGGCCATTCCGTCATTGGCTGCTCTCGTTCTCAAGAGAAACTCGATTCTCTCCAATCGGAGCTCTGTTCTggaccttcttcttcttcctcctcctctgaaAAACACCTATTCTTGAACGCTGATGTG TGCTCAAATAGCGGAGTTCAAGAGCTTGCACGAGTTGTGATGGAGAAGAAAGGTGTACCTGATATAATTG TAAATAATGCAGGCACCATTAACAAAAACAACAGACTATGGGAGGTTCCAGAAGAGGAATTCAATGCTGTGATAGATACTAATCTGAAAGGAATAGCAAATATGTTACGCCACTTCATTCCTCTTATGATTGAGAAAAAACAAGGGATTCTTGTTAATATGTCGTCTGGGTGGGGAAGATCTGCTGCAGCACAG GTGGCCCCTTATTGTGCTTCAAAATGGGCGGTTGAAGGGTTGACCAAGTCAGTGGCAAAAGAGCTGCCAGCTGGCATGGCAATTGTTGCACTTAATCCAGGGGTAATAAACACTGAGATGCTTCAATCTTGCTTTGGTAGTTCATCTGGCATGTATCAGGCACCTGATTCATg GGCTCCAAAGGCAGCTGATATGATATTAAATCTTACAGTGGCTGACAATGGTGCTTCTCTTTCAGTATAA
- the LOC111883962 gene encoding zinc finger CCCH domain-containing protein 5 translates to MTEPVTTGQTDDQEVGTPDNMEERNPSPKAVSRKEKRKALKKDKRKQIRKELAEKARTEEEARLNDPEVKRKIELEEEREKERLEKERKEFEERERIFLEELQKKKEEEEEEERRNAVESESKPKQEGTEEVSNEDDDEWEYIEEGPPEIIWQGNEIIVKKNKVKVKKKEANQSIQKEDPDRPTSNPLPPQSEAYAAFKNAPMTPTELLDTVAQQVPNFGTEQDKAHCPFHIKTGACRFGMRCNRVHYYPDKSTTLLIKNMYNGPGLAWEQDEGLEYTEEEVGRSYEEFYEDVHTEFLKFGEIINFKVCRNGSFHLRGNVYIQYKSLDSAVMAYNSVHGRYFASKQVKCEFVSLTRWKVAICGEYMKSRLKTCSRGSACNFLHCFTNPGGDYEWADCDKPPPRFWVTKMVALFGYSEDDTWHQPTPRDQHRIFTSDRVSYREKRHRSIEKNQHNGNSSRKHHDENHVRKSRKHERDKNYEHENSDSDGDRLRRHHEGSQTHSRHSRSKESNYRKSKRRTHGSSSSSSSCDEDFYTKKRHLNTKSRSRRAKNVSESSNDEESDDAELKRRKERKTNCQRSRRRGRDGGSCEIDGESGKVERRRNGRSRSREGGGGCLSEKIEMGDRWEPEGSPDELKNSEGDGKSSHGENRRSLDCDDKMRDKRKRI, encoded by the exons ATGACGGAACCGGTCACCACCGGCCAAACAGACGATCAAGAAGTAGGAACGCCGGATAACATGGAGGAGAGGAATCCATCCCCGAAAGCTGTTAGCCGTAAGGAGAAGCGGAAGGCGTTGAAGAAAGACAAGAGGAAGCAAATAAGGAAGGAGCTAGCGGAGAAAGCTCGCACCGAGGAGGAAGCTCGGCTCAATGATCCCGAAGTGAAACGAAAGATTGAACTGGAAGAAGAGAGGGAGAAAGAGAGATTAGAGAAGGAAAGAAAGGAGTTTGAGGAGAGAGAGCGGATTTTTCTCGAAGAGTTAcaaaagaagaaggaagaggaagaagaagaagagcgaAGGAATGCTGTTGAAAGTGAATCAAAGCCAAAACAG GAAGGAACAGAGGAAGTCtcaaatgaagatgatgatgaatggGAATACATAGAGGAAGGGCCTCCTGAAATCATATGGCAAGGAAACGAAATAATAGTGAAGAAGAACAAAGTCAAGGTGAAAAAGAAAGAGGCCAATCAATCTATCCAAAAAGAG GATCCTGATAGACCTACATCAAATCCACTTCCTCCACAATCTGAAGCTTATGCTGCTTTCAAGAATGCACCCATGACTCCAACAGAGTTGCTGGACACTGTTGCCCAGCAAGTTCCAAACTTTGGAACAGAGCAG GATAAAGCTCATTGTCCATTTCATATTAAAACTGGAGCATGTAGGTTTGGTATGCGTTGCAATAGGGTTCATTATTACCCTGATAAATCAACCACATTGCTTATCAAGAACATGTACAATGGACCTGGGCTTGCTTGGGAACAAGATGAGGGACTTGAG TATACAGAGGAAGAGGTTGGGCGCAGTTATGAAGAGTTTTATGAGGATGTACATACAGAGTTTTTGAAGTTTGGGGAAATAATAAATTTTAAG GTGTGTAGAAATGGTTCTTTTCATTTGAGAGGAAATGTATACATCCAATATAAGTCGTTGGATTCAGCTGTGATGGCTTACAATTCTGTACATGGTCGTTATTTTGCAAGCAAAcag GTTAAATGTGAGTTTGTTAGCCTAACAAGATGGAAGGTTGCTATATGTGGGGAGTACATGAAATCAAGGCTTAAG ACATGTTCTCGAGGGTCTGCTTGTAATTTTTTACATTGTTTCACGAACCCTGGTGGAGACTATGAATGGGCTGATTGTGATAAACCACCTCCAAGATTTTGGGTCACAAAGATGGTTGCTTTATTTGGTTATTCAGAAGACGACACCTGGCACCAACCAACTCCCAGGGACCAACATCGCATATTTACATCAGATAGAGTCAG TTATCGCGAAAAAAGGCATCGGTCTATTGAAAAAAATCAACACAATGGAAATTCAAGTAGAAAACACCATGATGAAAACCACGTTCGAAAGAGCAGAAAACATGAACgcgataaaaattatgaacacgAAAATTCCGATTCTGATGGAGATCGGTTGAGGAGACATCATGAAGGTTCACAAACTCACTCAAGGCATAGTAGGAGCAAAGAGAGTAATTATCGTAAAAGCAAGAGAAGAACTcatggtagtagtagtagtagtagtagttgcGATGAAGACTTTTACACCAAAAAACGACATTTAAACACGAAAAGTAGGTCACGACGTGCGAAAAATGTCTCGGAATCATCTAACGATGAAGAATCAGATGATGCCGAGTTAAAAAGACGTAAAGAACGGAAAACCAATTGTCAGAGGTCGAGAAGGCGTGGTCGTGATGGTGGCTCCTGTGAGATTGACGGAGAATCCGGCAAGGTGGAGCGGCGGCGGAATGGGAGGAGTAGGTCACGTGAGGGTGGTGGTGGGTGTCTCTCAGAGAAAATTGAGATGGGTGACCGTTGGGAGCCCGAAGGTTCTCCCGATGAATTGAAAAATTCGGAAGGTGATGGTAAAAGTAGTCATGGAGAGAACCGGAGAAGTCTTGATTGTGATGATAAGATGAGGGATAAGAGGAAGAGAATTTGA